The Chryseobacterium indicum genome includes a window with the following:
- a CDS encoding helix-turn-helix domain-containing protein — MKELKKPNYKRIYNDLLSEKYPEKKEKCVQILSKKYLSFVDIMKLNDLIFGNSNEDFNHKHRSYDRKTIFEILQYQKINNLNNTQLASHFKMSRNTITKWKKIFINQS; from the coding sequence ATGAAAGAATTAAAAAAACCAAATTATAAAAGAATTTACAATGATCTGTTGTCAGAAAAATATCCCGAAAAAAAGGAAAAATGTGTACAGATACTTTCCAAAAAGTATCTGTCTTTTGTAGACATTATGAAGCTGAATGACCTTATATTTGGGAACAGCAATGAAGATTTTAATCATAAGCACCGTTCTTATGACCGAAAAACAATATTCGAAATTCTGCAATATCAAAAGATCAATAACCTCAACAATACCCAGCTTGCCAGTCATTTTAAAATGAGCAGAAATACCATTACCAAATGGAAAAAAATATTTATTAATCAGTCATGA
- the eco gene encoding serine protease inhibitor ecotin, producing MKFSKTLISGLMMFAAVNAFAQKKTEKFEKLQIEMFPKAKEGFKQVYVQLPIAKNENDLKVEFFVGAEKMLDCNRHFLIGKVNTQDLQGWGYNYYEVESKGETAGTLMACPDKKMTKQFVYIQPETVRYNSKLPLVFYVPKDMEVRYRILRPDAMKKAVQR from the coding sequence ATGAAATTTTCAAAAACACTTATTTCGGGATTAATGATGTTTGCAGCAGTGAATGCATTCGCGCAAAAGAAAACAGAAAAGTTTGAAAAATTGCAGATTGAAATGTTCCCAAAAGCAAAAGAAGGTTTTAAGCAGGTGTATGTACAGCTTCCGATTGCTAAGAATGAAAATGACCTTAAAGTGGAATTTTTTGTAGGAGCAGAAAAAATGCTCGACTGTAACAGACATTTTTTAATTGGAAAAGTGAATACACAGGATCTTCAGGGATGGGGGTACAATTATTATGAAGTAGAATCGAAAGGAGAAACTGCCGGAACTCTAATGGCTTGTCCGGATAAAAAAATGACAAAACAGTTTGTGTATATTCAGCCGGAAACCGTAAGATACAACAGCAAATTACCATTGGTTTTCTATGTTCCGAAAGATATGGAAGTACGATACAGAATTCTTCGTCCCGATGCGATGAAGAAAGCCGTTCAGAGATAA
- a CDS encoding tetratricopeptide repeat protein → MQNFKWLLILLSQLVFSQIKTQAYSKKQIDSIISATYSKSNIKKAVKDASEAYRLSDEMGYGYGKMRALYSVVNINIYTGNNKKAIEYANQLEKIASEENNYLFQVFAWGTKASAYAYLGFFKEADSSLKTAESLSKNLKGDDFYYAMGDVYKRHAEIEEMRGSGPEIILKYDLKSFLSCEKIKNVYRRITVTATQAYNLGSSYSAVDKPDSALYYSRKAYSLSLKAKNPNDIAFGLMGIAEAFKNVNKNDSALYYYNKALPLFLNLKQDYQQQYIYEDLSSIYENLGESKTSLYYTKKAKDLAYALSKKEKGDINGTYEYLLEDNNRKKKNQFYYILIPFFSAFVVILFFAGRIFKKYHTERKQKEETSQYITEKEEQISQLQDRINDISKEVLELAQNNDPSFLVRFKDAYPEFSNTIEKTFPEINKNDFKLCAFLKLNFSNKDIATYTHVNVSTVEIRKNRFRKKYNLPPNSDILSFLENDHQASEGSPTV, encoded by the coding sequence ATGCAAAACTTTAAATGGCTATTAATTTTATTATCTCAATTAGTATTCTCCCAAATAAAGACTCAGGCATATTCAAAAAAGCAGATCGACAGTATTATTTCGGCAACATACAGCAAATCTAACATAAAAAAGGCAGTAAAAGATGCATCTGAAGCCTACAGACTATCGGATGAAATGGGATACGGTTATGGTAAAATGCGGGCTTTGTACAGTGTGGTGAACATCAATATATACACAGGAAATAATAAAAAAGCCATTGAATATGCCAATCAGCTTGAAAAGATTGCATCGGAGGAAAACAATTATCTTTTTCAGGTATTTGCATGGGGAACCAAAGCATCAGCGTATGCGTATTTAGGGTTCTTCAAAGAAGCAGACAGCTCTTTAAAAACAGCAGAATCCTTATCGAAAAATCTGAAGGGAGACGACTTTTATTATGCCATGGGAGATGTTTATAAAAGACACGCAGAAATTGAAGAAATGAGAGGTTCCGGGCCGGAAATTATTTTAAAATACGATCTTAAAAGCTTTCTTTCCTGCGAAAAAATTAAAAATGTCTACAGGAGAATTACGGTTACCGCTACACAAGCGTATAATCTGGGCAGTTCTTATTCAGCGGTGGACAAACCGGACTCGGCACTATATTATTCAAGAAAAGCCTATTCGCTCTCTCTTAAAGCAAAAAATCCCAATGATATTGCGTTTGGTCTAATGGGAATTGCAGAAGCATTTAAAAATGTGAACAAAAATGATAGCGCCCTGTATTATTACAATAAAGCGTTGCCTTTATTTTTAAATCTTAAGCAGGATTATCAGCAGCAATACATCTATGAAGATTTATCTTCAATTTACGAAAATCTCGGTGAAAGTAAAACTTCGTTGTATTATACGAAAAAAGCGAAAGATCTTGCGTATGCGTTGAGCAAAAAAGAGAAAGGAGACATCAACGGAACTTACGAATACTTACTGGAAGATAACAACAGAAAGAAAAAAAATCAGTTTTACTACATATTAATCCCGTTTTTCTCAGCCTTTGTAGTGATATTGTTTTTTGCAGGGAGGATATTTAAAAAGTATCATACCGAAAGAAAACAAAAAGAAGAAACCAGCCAGTATATTACAGAAAAGGAGGAACAGATCTCTCAACTTCAGGACAGAATTAACGATATTTCCAAAGAAGTGCTGGAGCTGGCTCAAAACAATGATCCTTCATTTTTAGTAAGGTTTAAAGACGCTTATCCGGAATTCAGCAATACCATTGAAAAGACTTTTCCTGAAATCAATAAGAATGATTTTAAACTGTGTGCTTTTCTTAAATTAAATTTTTCCAATAAAGATATTGCAACTTATACTCATGTAAATGTAAGTACTGTCGAAATAAGGAAAAACAGATTCAGAAAAAAATATAATCTGCCTCCGAACTCAGATATTCTTTCCTTTTTAGAAAACGATCATCAGGCTTCAGAAGGTTCTCCGACTGTATAA
- a CDS encoding transposase: MGSLLKERVEESDLDMARIAKFFKCSEEEIQEHFERRDLYCEDLLKWSKLLEYDFFRIYTQHLILYAPQRNVHYNKVTAKKSSLPQFRKNIYTKEIIEFILEKINKGKMSKNEVIEHYNIPKTTLYKWIYKHEKSLIKKNDPPSI; this comes from the coding sequence ATGGGATCACTTTTAAAAGAAAGAGTGGAAGAAAGTGATCTGGATATGGCGAGAATTGCGAAATTCTTTAAATGCAGTGAAGAAGAAATACAGGAACATTTTGAAAGGAGAGATCTCTATTGTGAGGATCTGCTGAAATGGTCTAAATTACTGGAATATGATTTTTTCAGGATTTATACACAGCATCTTATATTATACGCTCCTCAGAGAAACGTACATTATAATAAAGTCACCGCCAAAAAGTCTTCCTTACCGCAATTCCGGAAAAATATCTATACCAAAGAAATTATTGAATTTATTCTGGAAAAAATCAACAAAGGAAAAATGTCTAAAAATGAAGTTATAGAACACTATAACATTCCTAAGACTACATTATATAAATGGATTTATAAACACGAGAAAAGTCTCATTAAAAAAAACGATCCTCCATCAATATAA
- a CDS encoding VOC family protein, translating to MNLGAFSISLSVKDLQKSKDFYEKLGFSQMAGNLDHNYLIMKNGDHIIGLFQAMFDGNMLTFNPGWDQNAQNLESFDDVREIQKKLKEQGLELQKEADENTSGPEHIYLKDPDGNMILIDQHR from the coding sequence ATGAATTTAGGTGCTTTTTCAATCAGTCTCAGTGTAAAAGATCTTCAGAAGTCTAAGGATTTTTACGAAAAATTAGGATTCAGCCAGATGGCTGGAAATCTCGATCACAACTATCTTATCATGAAAAACGGAGATCATATCATTGGTCTTTTTCAGGCAATGTTCGATGGGAATATGCTTACTTTCAATCCGGGTTGGGATCAGAATGCACAGAATCTTGAATCTTTCGACGATGTTCGGGAAATTCAGAAAAAATTAAAAGAACAAGGTCTGGAATTACAGAAGGAAGCCGATGAAAACACTTCCGGTCCTGAACATATTTACCTGAAAGATCCCGACGGAAATATGATCCTGATCGATCAGCACAGATAA
- a CDS encoding MFS transporter, which yields MNAKRIIPRLSFWQIWNMNVGFFGIQYSFGLQQTAVNPIYSFLGAHAEQLPILNLAGPITGLLIQPLIGAISDKTWSPRWGRRKPFFLLGAIFCSIALFLFPFSSSIWMAAGLLWILDAANNTAMEPYRAFIGDKLPEDQQTFGFQMQSLFVGAGITLANLSLFVFQKYLGGNSANGGIPVWVYYSFFLGSFCSIASVAWSVYKTPEIPPTDDEIEELRIAKEKSTFFTPFTEIIVAIREMPKVLWQLALVYLFQWYALFVYWQFITPMLKSSLYGISEADETKANAIVESAKKGVSVVSSDLSWAQGILHQVEVAVGQTGLMNGSYNIVTMLSALLLVPFAKKFGSKNTYIFCLFLTGLGIMTLPFIKNEYFILLPMVALGIGWASMMGLPYSMVSPSIPHSKRGVYMGVINMMIVIPMLIQTLSFGFVFNNFLGNNPCSAIILAGVLFVVAGSCVFLIKQDVAKN from the coding sequence ATGAACGCAAAAAGAATCATTCCGCGCCTGAGTTTCTGGCAGATCTGGAATATGAACGTCGGATTTTTCGGCATTCAGTACAGTTTCGGACTTCAGCAGACAGCGGTTAACCCCATCTATTCTTTTTTAGGAGCCCACGCAGAACAGCTTCCGATTCTTAATCTTGCCGGTCCTATTACAGGGCTGCTTATCCAGCCTTTGATCGGAGCCATCAGTGATAAGACCTGGAGTCCGAGATGGGGGCGAAGAAAACCATTCTTTTTGTTGGGTGCAATATTCTGCAGTATTGCCTTGTTTTTATTCCCTTTCAGCTCATCGATTTGGATGGCGGCAGGACTTTTATGGATTCTGGATGCGGCAAATAATACGGCAATGGAACCTTACCGCGCTTTTATCGGAGACAAACTTCCCGAAGATCAGCAGACTTTTGGTTTCCAGATGCAGAGTCTTTTCGTTGGCGCTGGGATTACGCTTGCGAATCTTTCCTTATTTGTTTTTCAAAAATATTTAGGCGGAAATTCTGCAAACGGAGGAATTCCGGTGTGGGTTTATTATTCCTTCTTTCTGGGTTCATTCTGTTCCATTGCTTCTGTGGCGTGGTCCGTTTATAAGACACCTGAAATTCCTCCAACAGATGATGAAATTGAAGAATTAAGAATAGCAAAGGAGAAAAGTACATTTTTCACACCTTTTACAGAAATCATTGTGGCAATAAGAGAAATGCCGAAAGTACTTTGGCAGCTGGCACTGGTTTATCTCTTCCAGTGGTATGCGCTTTTTGTCTATTGGCAATTTATTACACCCATGCTGAAATCTTCGCTGTACGGAATTTCTGAAGCTGATGAAACCAAAGCAAATGCAATAGTAGAAAGTGCCAAAAAAGGAGTCTCTGTTGTATCTTCCGACTTAAGCTGGGCACAAGGAATACTTCATCAGGTTGAGGTTGCTGTAGGACAAACGGGATTAATGAATGGTTCTTACAATATTGTTACCATGCTTTCCGCTTTGCTTCTGGTTCCTTTTGCTAAAAAATTTGGTTCTAAAAACACATATATATTTTGTTTGTTCCTTACAGGTTTAGGCATTATGACCTTACCTTTTATTAAAAACGAATATTTCATTTTGCTTCCTATGGTAGCATTGGGAATTGGATGGGCTTCAATGATGGGGTTACCGTATTCTATGGTTTCTCCATCTATTCCTCACAGCAAAAGGGGAGTTTATATGGGGGTTATCAATATGATGATTGTTATTCCGATGCTTATCCAGACTTTATCCTTTGGTTTTGTATTTAACAACTTTTTAGGAAACAATCCCTGTTCTGCAATTATTTTAGCTGGAGTATTGTTTGTTGTAGCGGGAAGTTGTGTATTCTTAATAAAACAGGATGTGGCAAAAAATTAA
- a CDS encoding VOC family protein, with the protein MATVNVYLTFNGNCREAFDFYKSVFGGEYPYIGTFGEMPPMEGQETKEEDRDKIMHVSLPISKETILMGSDAGCDHAAHLVMGNNFSISINAESREEADKLFAGLSEGGNVTMPMSDTFWGAYFGMFADQFGINWMVNYDDPAKMQQHP; encoded by the coding sequence ATGGCAACAGTAAATGTTTACTTAACTTTTAACGGAAATTGCAGAGAAGCCTTCGATTTTTACAAATCTGTTTTCGGCGGAGAATATCCTTACATCGGAACATTCGGGGAAATGCCTCCGATGGAAGGTCAGGAAACGAAAGAAGAAGACAGAGACAAAATCATGCACGTTTCGCTTCCGATTTCGAAAGAAACGATTTTAATGGGAAGTGATGCAGGCTGCGATCATGCCGCTCATCTGGTGATGGGAAACAACTTTTCAATTTCCATTAATGCAGAATCCAGAGAAGAAGCGGACAAATTATTCGCAGGACTTTCTGAAGGCGGAAATGTAACGATGCCGATGTCCGATACATTTTGGGGAGCCTATTTCGGAATGTTTGCCGATCAATTCGGGATCAACTGGATGGTAAATTATGACGATCCTGCAAAAATGCAGCAACATCCTTAA
- a CDS encoding TonB-dependent siderophore receptor, with product MESKIFTKLLIFGAMNTAAFMFSQSTENDTITRGKAIDEVVVTGNANPKASIKTSTSISTLKMKDIENAAPRTTAEIFRTIPGIRSESSGGEGNSNITVRGVPVSAGGSRYLLIQEDGLPVMQFGDIAFGTQDQFTRFDSFVARVEALRGGSASVFASNSPAGIINFITKTGEKEGGSITQQLSLNYKNYRTDFDYGTQIADNTFLALGGFYRIGDGPRKTGFNSNNGGQFRVSLLKKFEKGSFRIYAKFLDDRTASYMPMPVAVSGTDADPKWSSLSNYNILNGALQTINLQHDRTLGNDGNIFNSDVSDGMHSISKTIGAEFNYDLGEGWKFEDRIRYSANDGQFITPFPASVSKGSDFFKASNFANFGSAVYAGTNTPVDMNAYYMKIALFNVKLNNFNNFVNDFNISKKWSNVKFNAGLYKATQNINMDWMWNNYIQEVSDSNARLVDVKNLSGAFITDQGLLNYGMKDWGNLKRNYNTKYDITAPHAQIEINATDKLTIDAGARYDIGKVAGTFSGGTVTYTSRDMNGNGVIDIPEQLVGSNDNINVPVKYRYGIFGYSVGANYALNSKNAVFARVSQGGSASADRILFSGYNYTNNDDPALDAVKVNKVNQVEAGYKLRGAGYFLNTTLFYAGTKEANYEATTQRKTENKYESLGVELDGYYRITKGFDIKAGLTYTHAEIKNALDPTIVGNTPRRTPKFMYSVNPNFSVDKLNVGFYLIGATKAYTQDSNKLIMPGYAIVNPYISYQLMKNLSVSVNANNIFNTIAVTEAEEGSIAGGNGIVRARTLPGSSYSASVKFDF from the coding sequence ATGGAATCAAAAATTTTTACCAAATTGCTCATTTTCGGTGCGATGAACACAGCAGCATTCATGTTTTCTCAGAGTACAGAAAATGATACAATTACAAGAGGAAAAGCTATTGATGAGGTTGTGGTTACCGGAAACGCAAATCCTAAAGCTTCTATTAAAACCAGTACTTCTATTTCTACTTTAAAAATGAAAGATATAGAAAACGCTGCTCCAAGAACAACTGCCGAAATTTTCCGTACCATCCCGGGAATCCGTTCAGAATCTTCAGGTGGGGAAGGTAACTCGAATATTACGGTAAGAGGGGTTCCGGTTTCAGCAGGAGGATCAAGATATCTGTTGATTCAGGAAGACGGTTTACCGGTAATGCAGTTCGGAGATATTGCTTTCGGAACTCAGGATCAGTTTACAAGATTCGATTCTTTTGTTGCCAGAGTAGAAGCGTTAAGGGGAGGTTCAGCATCCGTTTTTGCAAGTAATTCTCCTGCGGGGATCATCAACTTCATTACGAAGACAGGAGAAAAAGAAGGCGGAAGCATCACGCAGCAATTAAGTTTAAACTATAAAAACTACAGAACAGATTTCGACTATGGAACTCAGATTGCGGATAATACGTTTTTAGCTTTAGGAGGTTTCTACAGAATCGGGGACGGACCAAGAAAAACAGGATTCAACTCTAATAACGGAGGACAGTTCAGAGTATCTTTACTGAAAAAGTTCGAGAAAGGTAGCTTCAGAATTTATGCTAAATTTCTGGATGACAGAACGGCTTCGTATATGCCGATGCCGGTTGCGGTTTCAGGAACAGATGCAGATCCGAAATGGTCTTCTTTATCCAATTATAATATCCTGAACGGTGCGTTACAGACAATTAATTTACAGCACGACAGAACATTAGGGAACGATGGTAATATCTTCAACAGCGATGTTTCAGACGGAATGCATTCTATTTCAAAAACCATCGGTGCGGAATTCAATTACGACCTTGGAGAAGGATGGAAATTTGAAGACAGAATCCGTTACTCAGCAAACGATGGTCAGTTTATTACACCTTTCCCTGCAAGCGTAAGCAAAGGAAGCGATTTCTTCAAAGCTTCTAATTTTGCCAATTTCGGAAGTGCGGTGTATGCAGGAACCAATACTCCGGTGGATATGAATGCTTATTACATGAAAATTGCACTTTTCAACGTAAAGCTTAACAACTTCAATAATTTTGTGAATGATTTTAACATCAGCAAAAAATGGAGCAATGTGAAATTCAACGCAGGATTGTACAAAGCTACCCAAAACATCAATATGGACTGGATGTGGAACAACTATATTCAGGAAGTAAGCGACAGCAATGCAAGATTGGTAGATGTTAAAAACCTTTCAGGAGCTTTCATCACAGATCAGGGGTTACTTAACTATGGAATGAAAGACTGGGGGAATTTAAAAAGAAATTACAATACCAAATATGACATTACTGCGCCTCACGCACAGATCGAAATTAATGCTACTGATAAGTTAACAATTGATGCGGGTGCAAGATACGATATCGGAAAAGTAGCAGGAACTTTCTCTGGAGGAACCGTTACCTATACAAGCCGTGATATGAATGGAAACGGAGTTATCGATATTCCTGAACAATTGGTAGGTTCTAACGACAATATAAATGTTCCTGTAAAATACAGATACGGAATTTTCGGATATTCAGTAGGTGCTAATTATGCTTTAAACAGCAAAAATGCCGTATTTGCAAGAGTGAGCCAGGGTGGAAGTGCTTCTGCAGACAGAATTTTATTCTCCGGATACAACTATACTAATAATGATGATCCTGCTTTGGATGCTGTAAAAGTAAATAAAGTAAATCAGGTGGAAGCCGGTTACAAATTAAGAGGAGCAGGATATTTCCTTAATACAACGCTTTTCTATGCAGGAACTAAAGAAGCGAATTATGAAGCAACTACACAGAGAAAAACAGAAAATAAATACGAGTCTCTTGGGGTAGAATTGGACGGATATTACAGAATTACAAAAGGTTTTGACATAAAAGCAGGACTTACTTATACCCATGCGGAAATTAAAAACGCACTGGATCCTACCATCGTTGGAAACACGCCTAGAAGAACACCTAAATTCATGTACTCCGTAAACCCTAACTTCAGCGTAGATAAACTGAATGTTGGTTTCTATTTAATCGGAGCAACAAAAGCTTACACGCAGGATTCAAACAAATTAATCATGCCTGGTTACGCGATTGTAAACCCTTATATTTCTTACCAGTTGATGAAAAATCTTTCAGTTAGCGTAAATGCAAACAACATCTTCAATACCATTGCAGTTACAGAAGCTGAAGAAGGATCTATCGCAGGAGGAAACGGAATCGTAAGAGCAAGAACGCTTCCGGGAAGCAGCTACAGCGCAAGTGTAAAATTTGACTTTTAA
- a CDS encoding DUF1569 domain-containing protein codes for MENVFDAKDAQNYIDRINNLTPETKGLWGKMSVDQMLAHCNVSYEMVYEPEKHKKPGAIAKFILKSFVKSKVVGEKAYPQNGPTAPQFIISDHKNFEEEKKRLIGFIQKTQQLGASAFDGKESFSFGKLKAQEWNNMFAKHLNHHLAQFGV; via the coding sequence ATGGAAAACGTTTTTGATGCAAAAGATGCTCAAAATTACATTGATAGGATTAATAATCTTACGCCGGAAACCAAAGGATTGTGGGGGAAAATGTCTGTAGACCAGATGTTGGCGCATTGTAATGTGTCTTACGAAATGGTTTACGAACCGGAAAAGCATAAAAAGCCGGGAGCTATTGCAAAATTCATCCTTAAATCTTTTGTAAAATCTAAAGTTGTCGGTGAAAAAGCATATCCGCAGAACGGACCCACTGCGCCTCAGTTTATTATTTCGGATCATAAAAACTTTGAAGAAGAGAAAAAAAGACTGATTGGCTTTATCCAGAAAACACAGCAATTGGGAGCTTCTGCTTTTGACGGGAAAGAATCTTTTTCTTTCGGGAAACTGAAAGCACAGGAATGGAATAATATGTTTGCAAAACATCTGAATCATCATCTCGCTCAATTCGGAGTTTAA
- a CDS encoding DUF2490 domain-containing protein yields MRNILKKAVLGIFTLGAIFSQAQKSDLGAWYMYFGNNKISKKLNFHNEIQYRNFDGIGDLEQLLIRTGIGYDLTENNNNVLLGYGFILSQPYVKGEKTENIEHRIFQQYITKQKFGRFNIQHRYRLEERFLEDDFRMRFRYFLGFNIPINNKEMLPKTFYASAYNEIFLHLDSPVFDRNRVYGALGYVINKNMRIEAGYMNQIQENKNRGQIQIGFYNNIPFTKN; encoded by the coding sequence ATGAGGAATATTTTAAAAAAGGCTGTTTTAGGAATTTTTACATTGGGAGCAATTTTTTCACAGGCTCAGAAAAGCGATTTAGGAGCCTGGTATATGTATTTCGGGAATAACAAAATCAGCAAAAAACTGAACTTTCACAACGAAATCCAGTACAGAAATTTCGACGGAATAGGAGATTTGGAGCAACTGTTAATCCGCACCGGAATCGGCTACGATCTTACGGAAAACAATAACAATGTTTTGTTGGGATACGGTTTTATTCTAAGTCAGCCTTACGTGAAAGGAGAGAAAACAGAAAATATAGAGCACCGGATTTTTCAGCAATATATTACAAAGCAGAAGTTCGGACGTTTTAATATTCAGCATCGTTACCGTCTGGAAGAACGATTTCTGGAAGATGATTTCAGGATGAGGTTCCGTTATTTTTTAGGATTTAATATTCCGATCAATAACAAAGAAATGCTGCCTAAAACATTCTACGCATCGGCTTACAATGAAATTTTTCTACATCTCGATAGTCCGGTTTTCGACAGAAACAGAGTTTACGGAGCTTTGGGATATGTCATTAATAAAAATATGCGAATTGAAGCGGGGTACATGAATCAGATTCAGGAAAACAAAAACCGCGGACAGATCCAGATCGGATTTTATAACAATATTCCGTTTACCAAAAACTAA
- a CDS encoding glycoside hydrolase 100 family protein gives MFRQEAIEIIRKAITEEGILASAQQRDNYARVWARDSMMTGYAGILVHDEEILAGLEKSVLTLARHQAENGQIPSNVVNDKASYGTHVGRTDATTWWIVTTCEYLKSKQNDELKKSLKEKIYKALSCLKSWEYNQRGLVYSPLGGNWADEYVTSGYTLYDNVLRYWALKNAAEIYDDETLKILAENTKKLIQENFYKNENGTDSARYHETAYSKVSPKPYFYASLNANGYDGRFDLAGNALALLLDFDLDKEAFSEFLNGVKAEFKHWMLPAFYPVIFPGDDDWRLLENNYSYSFKNEPYHFHNGGSWPIFLGWLCLGLKNKGVKDIPEKILKQYEELMNEKGEHFREYYSTDQLLPLGTEQLCFSASGYLLMTY, from the coding sequence ATGTTTAGACAGGAAGCCATTGAAATTATAAGGAAAGCCATTACAGAAGAAGGAATTCTGGCATCTGCACAACAGAGAGACAACTACGCAAGAGTATGGGCGAGAGATTCTATGATGACGGGATATGCAGGAATTTTAGTACATGATGAAGAAATCCTTGCCGGACTGGAAAAATCTGTTCTTACACTCGCCAGACATCAGGCAGAAAACGGACAGATCCCTTCCAATGTGGTAAATGATAAAGCAAGCTACGGAACACACGTAGGCAGAACAGATGCAACAACATGGTGGATTGTTACAACTTGTGAATATCTTAAAAGCAAGCAAAATGACGAGCTTAAAAAAAGTCTGAAAGAAAAAATTTATAAAGCTCTTTCATGCCTTAAAAGCTGGGAATACAACCAGAGAGGTTTGGTGTACAGTCCGTTAGGCGGAAACTGGGCAGACGAATATGTGACTTCAGGATATACTTTGTATGATAACGTTCTGAGATATTGGGCTTTAAAAAACGCCGCTGAAATTTATGATGATGAAACATTGAAAATTTTAGCGGAAAATACAAAAAAGCTGATTCAGGAAAATTTTTATAAAAATGAAAACGGAACAGATTCAGCCAGATATCACGAAACAGCCTATTCGAAAGTTTCACCGAAACCTTATTTCTATGCTTCGCTGAATGCTAACGGATATGACGGACGTTTTGATCTTGCAGGAAATGCGCTTGCTCTTCTACTGGATTTTGATCTTGATAAAGAAGCTTTTTCAGAATTTCTGAATGGTGTAAAGGCTGAATTTAAACATTGGATGCTTCCTGCATTTTATCCTGTGATTTTTCCGGGAGACGATGACTGGCGCCTGCTGGAAAACAACTACAGCTACAGTTTTAAAAATGAACCTTATCATTTTCATAACGGAGGTTCCTGGCCGATATTTCTGGGCTGGCTTTGTCTCGGACTTAAAAATAAGGGCGTAAAAGACATTCCTGAAAAAATCCTGAAGCAGTACGAAGAACTGATGAATGAAAAAGGAGAGCATTTCAGAGAATATTATTCCACAGATCAGTTATTGCCTTTGGGAACGGAGCAGCTTTGCTTTTCTGCATCGGGATATCTTTTAATGACTTACTAA